A genomic segment from Pseudoduganella chitinolytica encodes:
- a CDS encoding glycoside hydrolase family 10 protein — MVLAFNPKKRLTLAAGTAGGLAAILAACTTTTTTSPRPGPGAAGVPVASHEPPHYTGEQPPPSPREFRAAWVSTVANIDWPSRSNLPPAKQQAEALAILDRAKALNLNAIVLQVRPSADAIYPSPLEPWSEYLTGKQGKEPQPAWDPLQFWVAQAHLRGLELHAWFNPYRARHSAARSPLAKEHIANTTPQAVKKYGKYLWMDPGEEAASRHTLEVILDVVRRYDIDGVHIDDYFYPYPIEAPGASGAEAAALDVPAWQKPEVEFPDQPSWQRYVQGGGKLDRASWRRQNVDKLIEAIYTGIHREKAWVKFGISPFGIGRPDRRPPGIAGFSQYDKLYADAETWLQKGWLDYLAPQLYWPIAQAPQAFPVLLDYWLAQNTHARHVWPGIFTSKTADGSPKPFSADEIVQQIDVTRMRPTVNGHVHFSMAALMQNRAGLADKLKRNSYQSAALIPASPWLGDRAPATPSLALKRGTNGLTISLSTPKNAVQYAIWARYGDEWRFTTAAASRAEVVLADDAGVPARAVVVTAVDRLGNESARATAKL; from the coding sequence ATGGTTTTGGCTTTCAATCCGAAGAAGCGGCTGACCCTGGCCGCAGGTACCGCCGGTGGCCTGGCGGCGATCCTGGCAGCGTGCACCACGACGACAACGACGTCGCCCCGGCCCGGCCCTGGCGCGGCTGGCGTGCCCGTCGCCAGCCACGAGCCGCCCCACTACACCGGCGAGCAGCCGCCGCCGTCGCCGCGGGAATTCCGCGCGGCGTGGGTATCGACGGTGGCCAATATCGACTGGCCCAGCCGCAGCAACCTGCCGCCCGCGAAACAGCAGGCGGAGGCGCTGGCCATCCTCGACCGCGCCAAGGCGCTGAACCTGAACGCCATCGTGCTGCAGGTGCGTCCCAGCGCCGACGCGATCTATCCATCTCCGCTGGAGCCGTGGTCGGAATACCTGACGGGCAAGCAGGGCAAGGAACCGCAACCGGCGTGGGACCCGCTGCAATTCTGGGTCGCCCAGGCACACCTGCGCGGCCTGGAGCTGCACGCATGGTTCAATCCTTACCGCGCCCGTCATTCGGCGGCCCGCTCGCCGCTGGCGAAAGAGCACATCGCCAACACCACGCCGCAAGCGGTGAAGAAGTACGGCAAATACCTGTGGATGGACCCGGGCGAGGAAGCGGCCTCGCGCCACACGCTGGAAGTCATCCTGGACGTGGTGCGCCGCTACGACATCGACGGCGTCCACATCGACGACTACTTTTATCCGTACCCGATCGAGGCGCCCGGCGCCAGCGGCGCGGAGGCGGCGGCGCTGGACGTGCCGGCGTGGCAGAAGCCGGAAGTGGAATTCCCCGACCAGCCGTCGTGGCAGCGCTACGTGCAGGGCGGCGGCAAGCTCGATCGCGCCAGCTGGCGCCGGCAGAACGTCGACAAGCTGATCGAGGCGATCTACACGGGCATCCACCGCGAGAAGGCGTGGGTCAAGTTCGGCATCAGCCCGTTCGGCATCGGCCGGCCGGACCGACGCCCGCCCGGCATCGCCGGCTTCTCGCAGTACGACAAGCTGTACGCGGACGCCGAGACGTGGCTGCAAAAGGGCTGGCTCGACTACCTGGCGCCGCAGTTGTACTGGCCCATCGCGCAGGCGCCGCAGGCCTTCCCCGTGCTGCTGGACTACTGGCTGGCGCAGAACACGCACGCGCGCCACGTCTGGCCCGGCATCTTCACCAGCAAGACGGCGGATGGCAGCCCGAAGCCGTTCAGCGCCGACGAAATCGTGCAGCAGATCGACGTCACGCGCATGCGCCCCACCGTCAACGGCCACGTGCACTTCAGCATGGCCGCGCTGATGCAGAACCGCGCCGGCCTGGCGGACAAGCTGAAACGCAACAGCTACCAGAGTGCCGCCCTGATCCCGGCGTCGCCCTGGCTGGGCGACCGCGCGCCGGCCACGCCGTCCCTGGCACTCAAACGCGGCACGAACGGGCTGACGATCAGCTTGAGCACGCCCAAGAACGCCGTGCAGTACGCGATCTGGGCCCGCTACGGCGACGAATGGCGCTTCACGACCGCCGCGGCCAGCCGTGCTGAAGTCGTGCTGGCGGACGATGCGGGCGTGCCGGCCCGCGCCGTCGTCGTCACGGCCGTGGACCGGCTGGGCAACGAGAGCGCCCGCGCCACCGCGAAGCTGTAG
- a CDS encoding N-acetylglucosamine kinase, translating to MDSSDSDLGLGIDAGGTETRWALARRDGAIVASGHVAGMSALQMGSPAGRERLQSVFATLATQVQAHGRPKRICAGLTGFGGDSAVLTDWLAQLLAVDAGAIGLCNDIEIACLDSFAPGEGYLVYAGTGSIAAFIDIHGTLHRAGGRGVVLDDGGGGFWIAREAMRRIWRREDEAPGAWQDSTLARAVFEHVGGSDWSFSRQFIYGRERGEIGQLALAVAHSADNDVEARAILQAAGVELARLAQALVARFGPRPIVLAGRAAALHPLIFDTMRATLPASLALAQRTAQPHFAAARLAARPTTS from the coding sequence ATGGACAGTTCCGATTCCGACCTTGGCCTGGGCATCGACGCGGGCGGCACCGAAACCCGCTGGGCGCTGGCACGGCGGGATGGCGCCATCGTCGCGTCCGGCCACGTGGCCGGCATGTCGGCCCTGCAGATGGGCAGCCCGGCCGGGCGCGAGCGGCTGCAGTCGGTCTTCGCGACCCTGGCCACGCAGGTGCAGGCGCATGGCCGGCCGAAGCGCATCTGCGCCGGCCTGACGGGCTTCGGCGGCGACAGCGCCGTGCTGACGGACTGGCTGGCCCAACTGCTGGCCGTCGACGCGGGCGCCATCGGCCTGTGCAACGACATCGAAATCGCCTGCCTGGACAGCTTCGCGCCGGGCGAGGGCTACCTGGTGTACGCGGGCACGGGCTCGATTGCCGCGTTCATCGACATCCACGGCACGCTGCACCGGGCCGGCGGTCGCGGTGTCGTGCTGGACGATGGCGGCGGCGGCTTCTGGATCGCGCGCGAAGCGATGCGCCGCATCTGGCGCCGCGAGGACGAAGCACCGGGCGCCTGGCAGGATTCCACGCTGGCGCGCGCCGTGTTCGAGCACGTCGGCGGCAGCGACTGGTCGTTCTCGCGCCAGTTCATCTATGGGCGCGAGCGCGGCGAGATCGGCCAGTTGGCGCTGGCGGTGGCGCACAGCGCCGACAACGATGTGGAAGCGCGCGCCATCCTGCAGGCGGCCGGCGTCGAACTGGCCCGGCTGGCGCAGGCGCTGGTGGCGCGCTTCGGTCCTCGTCCCATCGTGCTGGCCGGCCGCGCCGCCGCACTGCATCCGCTGATTTTCGACACGATGCGTGCGACCTTGCCCGCCTCGCTGGCGCTGGCGCAGCGCACTGCGCAACCCCATTTTGCCGCGGCCCGTCTGGCGGCCCGGCCCACCACCTCATGA